The following DNA comes from Microbacterium foliorum.
CGACTCCCGGCGCCGAGTCGGGGCGGATCACGAGACGGCCTTGCTCGCTCACCGCCGCGCTCGCTCCCCGGACGACGGGCGGTTCCCCTCCATCGAGCTGGATCTCCACCTCGATGCCATCGCTCGCGGCCAGGAACACCACATCGTGGTCGCCGACGCGGATCTCGGTGATCGGCTGGGCCGTCGCGCTCACGGCGGACAGATCTCCGAGGGGCTGCCGGATCGGCCAGAAGAAGGAGGAGCCGGCTGGCACGGTGATCCGGTCGCTCGGGATCCGCACGGCGGCATCCGGCCCCACGATCTCGAAACCCACGGCCTCGACCGCATCGAGTGGCGCCAGCGCCGGTTGATGGGTGTTCACGAACAGGAACCCGCGGTCGCCGTCGCCTCTCACCGACCAGCGCAGGTCGCCGGGCTCCTGCGATCCGATTCGCGCGGGGTAGGTCGCGAGCCGGTCGCCGAACGCCGAGAGGAACAGATGCTGGCGACGCAGCTGGTGGAAATGCCGTCGTTGCGTGCCTGCGGCCCCGATCGGCGCGAAGAAGTCGTAATCGCGCACCGGGACGTCGTTCGGATACCCGGTCGCCTGCGACTCCTGCGTCGTCGACAGCGCCCCGTCGAAGTGGAGTCCGCCGTGGAACATGTAATAGCCCTGCCAGGCCGATCCGCTGCCGAGCTTGGTCAGCGCGAGCGCCGCGACATCCTCCGCATCGACGAGCGGTCGCCGGTGATACGCGGTCGCCATGCCGCTGCCCAGCTCGCAGGTCGCGTAGGGCCAGCCATCATTCGTGCCGCGGTCGTCGGCCGCGGATGCGTCGGCCGGGGTGGCGCGCAGGTCGGCGCCGACCGAGAGGTCGTCTCGCACATCGCTGAACGTGAAGTGCTGGCGCCCGAACTCCGGCCACCCCGTGTCGGACTCCTCCCAGAATCCGTCGGCGTATCCCGCGTAGACGGGCAGGAAGCGCCCTGGTGGCAGCTGCGCGCCGCCCCACCCCGTGGCCGTGAACAGACTCGCTGCGAGTCCGACCGACTCGGCGAGCGCGCGCAGCGTCGACAGGTGCTGGGGCTGGTCGTACAGCTCGTTCTCTATCTGGATGCCGATGATCGGCGCCTCCGGAGCATCGGGCCGATGCACGAGGTCGGCCACCTGCCCCGCGATCGCCGAGTACCAGCGCCGCACCACCTCGAGATAGGCCGGGTCGTCGGTGCGGTGGGCGATGTCGCGAGCCTGCAGCCAGTCGGGGAAGCCGCCGTTGCGCGTCTCGCCGTGCGCCCACGGACCTATCCGGACGACGACGTCGAGCCCCACGCGGGCGGCCGTCTGCACGAATTCCCGCAGATCGCGATCGCCTTCCCAGCGGAATTCGCCCTCGACCTCTTCGTGCGCCAGCCAGAAGACGTAGGTCGCGAGCACGTCGATGCCGCCGGCGCGCATCTTGCGCAGTTCGCGCTCCCACACCTCGCGCCGATCGCGCACGAAGTGGTACTCCCCCATCACCGGTATCCAGGGCCTGCCGTCGCGGCTCAGGTACCGGTCGGTCACCTCGAGGCGTCGAGCGGTGTCCACGCCGTCGCCCAGGTCGAGAGCCGCGGGCACCGGATCCGTCGGTCGGGGGAGCTCGACGCGGTATCGCGCTCCGGTCGAAGTCGAAGTCGTCGTCGCGGAGGTCATCACTCGACCGTACGCACCGACGCCGAGAGAGCGACAGGGGTGATGCGACGGAACGGCTGGAGAGAACGACGGATGCGGCGGCATCCGACCAGCGCACAGCAACGGGCGGGGGGAGCGTGATTCCGCTCCCCCCGCCCGCGCCGGGGGTCTTACTTCTTGAACGCGTCCTTGACGTTCTCGCCGGCCTTCTTCGCGTCGGCCTTGACCTGGTCGGCCTTGCCTTCGGCAGCGAGCTTGTCGTTGTCGGTCGCGTTGCCGATCGCTTCCTTCGCCTTGCCCGCGATGTCCTGGGCGGCGTTCTTGATCTTGTCATCGAGTCCCATGAGGAGCTCCTTTCGTGAGGGGTGATCGTGACGACGGGAGGATTCCCGGCGTCTTATCGTCGTTGCTCTGCGCGACCGACGATAAGTCTCTGCATCACGACAGCCGACGCTGGTCGTGAGCGAGCCGTGCCCGAAGACCGGTGTGGATCGAGACGTACGTCTCGGTGTCGCGGCCGGTCAGGGTGGCGAGGTTGGTGAGCAGTCGGTCGACGTGGTCGACCAGCTCGCGGGGGTCGGTGTTCTGCCGAGGCGTGACCGACACGTGCAGCACCGGCGTGGTGCGGATGTCGTTCGCCGTGACCTGCGCCGAGAGGATCTCGGCACGTGTCGCGAGCGAGTTCTTGACGGCATCCGACACGAACGATTCGGTGACGGTGACTCGGCCGAGCGGGTTCTGCGCTCCCGACGAGCGGAGAGCCGTCTTCGACCGACGACCCGCGACGCTGGTGAGCGCGAGGATCAGCAGCACGATCACGACGACGATCGCGACGACCGCGCCCACGCCGATCCACGACAGGCTTCCGCCTGCGATCGCGGTGGCGGCGATCGCCTGGTCGAGCCACGAACGGGCGTCCTCGCCGCCCGACGTCCAGATGTCGGTCGCGGTCGGCCAGCTCATGATCGCGATGCCGAGGGCTCCGAGACCGAGGAAGAGCACGCCGATGATGAACAGCAGGGTGCGGTTCAGGGCACGGTTCGTGTTGTTCACAGCTCGCCTTCCTTCTCGTTCGCACGCTCGATGCGCACGCGGGTGCGCACGCTGCGCGTCAGCCGGTAGGTCTGCAGCTCGGCCTCGGCGGCGGACTGCACCGCGTTCTTGTCGAGTGGGATGCCGACACCCGGACGCACGGTGACGTCGACGCTGCGGTGGCCGACCCCGACGGTGATGCTCTCGCGCGCCAGAGCCGTCTCCTCCGAGAGGTGCTGGGCGAGAGCGCTGGCGATCACGCCGTTGTCGACGACGACGGCGCGGTCACCGGACTCGAGGGTGTGCTTCGACAGTCGCCCCGGTGTGAGGGCGAGCACCACGAAGACGATCCCGATCAGCGCCAGCACGACGCTGCCCGCGATCACGAGGCCGGCGGGCTGCGCGGTGGGCAGGCCCACGAGCCATCCACCCGCTGCGGCCGGTCCGAGCAGGAGCGCTGGCTGCGCCGCGAGGCTCAGCACGATCTCGAGCCCGATGTAGGCGAGAGCCAGGACGAGGAGGATGACCGCGATGAACATCGCGACGGTGCGCGGTGAATGCGTCTCGCGTCGGACGACGCGACGAAGAACAGGGGTGCTCATCGCAC
Coding sequences within:
- a CDS encoding beta-galactosidase — translated: MTSATTTSTSTGARYRVELPRPTDPVPAALDLGDGVDTARRLEVTDRYLSRDGRPWIPVMGEYHFVRDRREVWERELRKMRAGGIDVLATYVFWLAHEEVEGEFRWEGDRDLREFVQTAARVGLDVVVRIGPWAHGETRNGGFPDWLQARDIAHRTDDPAYLEVVRRWYSAIAGQVADLVHRPDAPEAPIIGIQIENELYDQPQHLSTLRALAESVGLAASLFTATGWGGAQLPPGRFLPVYAGYADGFWEESDTGWPEFGRQHFTFSDVRDDLSVGADLRATPADASAADDRGTNDGWPYATCELGSGMATAYHRRPLVDAEDVAALALTKLGSGSAWQGYYMFHGGLHFDGALSTTQESQATGYPNDVPVRDYDFFAPIGAAGTQRRHFHQLRRQHLFLSAFGDRLATYPARIGSQEPGDLRWSVRGDGDRGFLFVNTHQPALAPLDAVEAVGFEIVGPDAAVRIPSDRITVPAGSSFFWPIRQPLGDLSAVSATAQPITEIRVGDHDVVFLAASDGIEVEIQLDGGEPPVVRGASAAVSEQGRLVIRPDSAPGVDCRVQVGRTTFVILDSGTADTVWRGPVNGIDSVVIWPHGGWFDDRGFVAERQDADEELLVLTDSGDGRGVEFGRRVVEGTDARHDLEPPVFPAAPVFAPRIGGPASRFAAPTEDDFVDAATAAIRIPSGIGDGAAQVVLRLDWVGDVIRLHIGEDLIADQFWSGRPLEVDLSGYRDRLTEHPIRLTAFAWDPTTRVHVDPRVRPRADDPVLRVDAAALLVRRYARVS
- a CDS encoding CsbD family protein, which produces MGLDDKIKNAAQDIAGKAKEAIGNATDNDKLAAEGKADQVKADAKKAGENVKDAFKK
- a CDS encoding DUF6286 domain-containing protein, whose protein sequence is MSTPVLRRVVRRETHSPRTVAMFIAVILLVLALAYIGLEIVLSLAAQPALLLGPAAAGGWLVGLPTAQPAGLVIAGSVVLALIGIVFVVLALTPGRLSKHTLESGDRAVVVDNGVIASALAQHLSEETALARESITVGVGHRSVDVTVRPGVGIPLDKNAVQSAAEAELQTYRLTRSVRTRVRIERANEKEGEL